A genomic window from Atribacterota bacterium includes:
- a CDS encoding MFS transporter yields MVVNKKIQYLKINAFGHAYNDAYHYIIPLLLPFFRLEFSFTYFQSGLVLTFYEALRSIFSLISGLFADRFGHKHLIIALGFIMSSVLLGSVIWISKIPLIISVLLLMAIAVATFHPLATAMVGEKAKPGKQGRDLSLFSAAGTLGLIIISLLFGWLVQIWGWRTTCFIIALPGILLGWYYIKIKEEKQEVKTVINKTNHHNLFTIFFLSRGILCLGTKAFSSFLPVYATTYIGLKPGVSAWILSIYFLGVFAGSIFICQVIDQKKPLQFAISSTASMTILILLFTFSSMPLLAAILVGVIGLMEGIYFPSQNTWLTMVSSNYNRGSLFGFGFFIEGLSATISPTIFGWFADKFGLVYAYRLTVIPIFISFFLYILLFQKAENLQKQSGKFHRFSKN; encoded by the coding sequence ATGGTAGTAAATAAAAAAATCCAATATCTAAAAATTAATGCCTTTGGACATGCCTATAATGATGCCTATCATTATATTATCCCTTTATTATTACCTTTCTTCCGATTGGAATTTTCCTTTACTTACTTTCAATCAGGTCTTGTTTTAACCTTTTACGAGGCACTACGCTCTATTTTCTCCTTGATATCTGGTTTATTCGCTGATCGTTTTGGTCATAAACATCTAATTATTGCCCTAGGGTTTATTATGTCTTCAGTATTACTGGGAAGTGTAATCTGGATTAGCAAAATTCCCTTAATTATCTCTGTTCTACTACTGATGGCAATTGCGGTTGCTACCTTTCATCCTCTGGCTACTGCTATGGTGGGGGAAAAAGCCAAACCTGGTAAACAAGGCCGGGATTTGAGTCTCTTTTCTGCTGCAGGGACACTGGGTCTTATTATAATAAGTCTATTATTCGGATGGCTGGTACAGATCTGGGGGTGGAGAACAACCTGTTTTATTATTGCCCTCCCGGGAATATTACTGGGATGGTATTACATTAAAATCAAAGAAGAAAAACAGGAAGTAAAAACAGTAATTAATAAAACTAATCATCATAACCTATTTACAATTTTCTTTTTAAGTAGAGGTATACTATGCTTAGGCACCAAGGCATTCTCATCTTTTTTACCTGTCTATGCCACTACCTATATCGGATTAAAGCCAGGTGTTTCTGCCTGGATTCTCAGTATCTATTTTTTGGGAGTTTTTGCCGGAAGCATTTTTATTTGTCAGGTAATTGACCAGAAAAAACCACTGCAATTTGCTATTTCTTCTACTGCCTCCATGACTATTTTAATCCTTTTATTCACCTTTTCCAGTATGCCATTATTAGCAGCAATCTTAGTAGGCGTAATTGGTTTGATGGAGGGTATTTACTTCCCTTCTCAGAATACCTGGTTGACAATGGTTAGTTCAAATTATAATAGGGGTAGTCTTTTTGGCTTTGGTTTTTTTATTGAAGGATTGTCAGCTACTATCTCACCTACCATCTTTGGCTGGTTTGCTGATAAATTTGGATTGGTATATGCTTATAGACTAACAGTTATACCAATTTTCATCAGCTTTTTTCTCTATATATTACTATTTCAAAAAGCAGAAAATCTTCAAAAACAGAGCGGAAAGTTTCACCGTTTCAGTAAAAATTGA